In Pecten maximus chromosome 10, xPecMax1.1, whole genome shotgun sequence, one genomic interval encodes:
- the LOC117335887 gene encoding protein PELPK1-like: MVLKQNKRLLKHFFSVTDQKSDIALKKPPELKKPPELKKPPELKKSPELKKPPELKKPPELKKSPELKKSPELKKPPELKKPPELKKPPELKKPPENPPGLKKPPELKKPPELKKPPELKKPPELKKPPELKKPPELKKSPELKKPPELKKPPELKKPPELKKPPELKKPPKLKKPPELKKPPELKEPPELEEACPVS; the protein is encoded by the exons ATGGtactaaaacaaaataaaagacttttaaaacattttttttcggTAACGGATCAGAAGTCGGATATCGCA CTAAAGAAACCTCCCGAGCTAAAGAAGCCTCCTGAGCTAAAGAAACCTCCCGAGCTAAAGAAATCTCCTGAGCTAAAGAAACCTCCTGAGCTAAAGAAACCTCCCGAGCTAAAGAAATCTCCCGAGCTAAAGAAATCTCCTGAGCTAAAGAAACCTCCCGAGCTAAAGAAACCTCCTGAGCTAAAGAAACCTCCCGAGCTAAAGAAGCCTCCTGA AAACCCCCCCGGGCTAAAGAAACCTCCCGAGCTAAAGAAACCTCCTGAGCTAAAGAAACCTCCCGAGCTAAAGAAGCCTCCTGAGCTAAAGAAACCTCCCGAGCTAAAGAAACCTCCCGAGCTAAAGAAATCTCCTGAGCTAAAGAAACCTCCTGAGCTAAAGAAACCTCCCGAGCTAAAGAAACCTCCTGAGCTAAAGAAACCTCCCGAGCTAAAGAAACCTCCCAAGCTAAAGAAACCTCCTGAGCTAAAGAAACCTCCTGAGCTAAAGGAACCTCCTGAGCTAGAAGAAGCATGTCCCGTCAGTTGA